ATGAATTGGTTCTCACTTCAAATGTCCTCCCTTGATTATTGTGAGGAATAACTACCGGTGAAGGATTATGAGTGATCAGCGGTCTAAAATGTGCTTCAATGCCTCTTGCATGTTATCGAAGATGTCTTCTTGGTACACCCAACCGACCCCTTggacgaataggacccattggtctttgcATAGGCCCTTGAGGTACATGTGGTTGAAATTGATGTTGTGGCATCGGTGggtgttgaattggcctttggaattGTGGTTGTGCATTTTGTGgacgaacttgttgcaatggtGTAGGACGTTGCAATTGTGGCCCTTGAGGCCTTGGCCGAATATGTTGTGGTATAATTTGTTGTTGAAGAATCCCACCAACACTTGGCATCCCTTGAGTTTGACCTTGTACATAAGTAAACTCCCCTtgatctccatcacccccatatgCATATCCTTCTTCCTCATATCCCTCAAACTCCTCATACCCTTCATCATATCCATCTCCTCCTATACCCGAAGATTGTCCAAATGGAAAAGATGAATATTGGAAACCCGATTGATTCGATGGTCTAAATGTAGAAGTAGCATGAACAATGGTTGAATTTGGTGGTATTAAATAGGTTGAAGATGATTGACTCGAACCTGGGAAGAAATGGGAGAATGGTGGAATTGTAGTAGAAGGGTTAAAAGTAAGTGTAGGTTCATCGTGGGTGGTAATAGGTTGTGTAgtgttggttggtgtaacatCATGAGGTGGAGTAGGGTCAGTAGTGGTGTTAGGcatggtggtatttggtgaaggttgagttGATGATGGTATGAAAGGTGGTATAAgctcacccgtagtgggtggtggtggcggtggatcCATGTATCTAAGTGGTGTAATTGGTGTAGTTAGTGTTGTTGGTGAACCACTGATTTTGTTTTCCCTTAACAAAATTCTGTTACTTCTCAAAGTTCGTTCAATCTCTGGATCAAAtgccaatggtgatagcttgtgagagcttctagtacgcatgcacctgtaaatacctgcacattaacacacccagcgtaaaccagaaaaataacaaacttaaaaagatcaaaaataacacacgttgcgcactactccccggcaacggcgccaaaatttgacgtgatgtcgtggtcacaatcaaatttaatccaattactgctaaatagttagtggcaagtgggtatcgaacacagggagtttgtggaatatgtgttatttgaaagtGTATCTAAGTTAACTAAGATTAAACTAATTGCATTAAAAGTAAATTCAAGAGTTGGattgtttgattttaaaactaagattactaATGTAATTGCAAAAATGGAAAATttggtttgtaaacaatttagaaaCAAATGACTATCttaagtttccggtttgcttcgacATTCATGCtaacattcaactagaaagaatcacatagacatgattcatgtatgattacttgttgtgatgaaagggaactaagtactcggattcctagaacgcgaggttgttacccgatgaccaattaatcaatacctaatcctaattctacctatgatatctcgattgccaacgacaccaagaacgtatagTTTCGAACAAGATTAGCATAcgaattaacaatttacaaacaagcaatcacacaccataacaaacaaatCATAAAGACGAATTcgttattctagaaatatgaaatcAAAGCACAAAGTCTTACACAAACCTTCAACCCAAGATAGTCATCAAAAGTTTAGCCACACATGGCTTTGACAATCATCTTCACAATTAGTTCAATGTTCATATGGATTCAAAACACTAACAAAATGATTAGAAATTGTTTCAAGCTCTCAAGAACTCTCCAAGTGCAGCCAAATTCGTGTCTCCAATGATGTGTAACCGAATGAACATGATAGGAACCCATAAATCATCTTGAAATGGCCATTAAATGTGGAAGTTACAAAATACACCAGatggcgccgtaagctacgctgAGGGTCGTAGCTTACGACGGTCAGCAAAGTCCAAAAAGTCAAAAATAGTGCCGTAAGCTACGCCGggtaccgtagcttacggcacccaCTATTCCTTTACGGCAAGTCTCTTCTGTCCTACGGCGGTGGTATTTTGAGGGAGttggagccgtaacctacggccataGCCGTAGGCTACGGCGCTGTCTGAAGCTATTTTCCTTGTTCTTTTTGTTACGTGTTTATTTCTCCATTCTTGTTTCCACCATCTTGCAACTTCCATCAAATCTTCTCAAAAGCCAATCATTAGGCACTTTAACACCTGCAACATCAAACTTATCgtagttaccaagttcaagcaAATAATCGTGTATAGTAtgggattttaatctttttaaggcacttaagggttgtcctacggaccacgcGTCAACATCCAAGGCTTTAGAGACCACCTCCTGACAACCCTCTCTATCCAACCAAGAGTTAAACCATCTGAAAGGTTTAACCCCAGAATTGGAGTCAACCAAAGACAGAAGCAAAGGAGTATGGTCTGATAACTCTCTCGGAAGGGCCCTAAGACACGCCGTTGGCCATCTGTTAAAAATTCTTTGGCAAACAAAAACTCTATGAATCTTACTCAATCTGATATCTCCATTGTTTTCTGCTACGAAAGTAAACCTGTTTCCCCTCATATAATATTCATGTAAACCGGCATCATCAATGAAACTATTAAAATCCCACGCACTCGAATAATTAAATCGAGAATTCTTCCTTTCTTTTGAACAACGAACAACATTAAAATCCCCCAGAATAACCCACATGCCTTGAAAACTACCAATAACCTCTTTAAGTTTGTCCCATAACATCCTTTTAGAAGCCACTTTTTGAGGGGTGTACACATTCAAAACATTTATCGGCGACCCATCTTCTACAAGGAACCCTGATATAAGCAAAAAATTTGTGTCTGTAACCACAGAATTCTTCGTGAAAACCTTCGTGTACCAAATGTTTAtcacccctccccccccccccccccccccaacgatCTGCCCGAAGCTTCCACCAAAACATTTACTTCCTACACTcactccatcatttacttactatTAATCATAATTTTACCACCAAATCAATCTTCACCCTAAATTGATTTATTCAAGGGCTGAGTTTTCTTCCTACACTCTATAAAAGACCCCTTTTATACAATAAGTTATAACCCTCCGGTGTGTGTTCGTACACACATATAAAGGCACATTCCTTTTACAATCAATAATATGTTATGTTGAGAACCACGAGAAACGCATAATGCACTTGTATGTTAGCATAAAAGATAATCAGAAGTAGCGGGGGAGAGAAACAAAGACGGTGGTTGGTGGTTACGTAACCATCTTGTGTATCACACTTAAAGCAATATATACAAATACATTATGCGGTTCTCAAATCTTTATACTCTTTGAATGTTTCATATAAGGACCAATAAAATATGTtctaaacatttaaaaaaaactcgTTAATTCTAGAATTATACATAAAATGACAAAACGTTGGTGATCAAATCCATTAAGTTTTGCATGTAATAGCGTTCCAACAACTCAATTAAAATTTATACAGGAAAACTTGCCATATTTGCAGCTGCATCTTGGTTCAGCACCATATTTACCTTTCAAACATATGAATCACATTTAAGCAACAAAGTAGGTCACAAGACGGACggataacgggtcaaaacaggttccagTTGACCCGCAAGCACTCTTGGTCCACTTTTTacgtgtgtatgtatgtgtggtTATAGTAcacatatattatatttaatatgTAATATTATTGAAACAGTAGTCTAGATCTTTGTATAACGTTGTATACTTGTATGCATAAAAAAATATACTATGCCCAATTTTCAGACCGTTTAAGTTGTTCGATCCATTTGACAAATGTCGTCTGCTTGAGATAAAAACACAACATAATTAACTAATCCATCATTAAATGGTCAGAATTGTCACCTATAGTCGATATTTACAACTTGTTATTGTTAATCATCCATGTTCTTCATGTACTCCTTTGAAAGTTTACTTTCCATTATCAACTGCTGTTCTTTGATGAGTGAATAGCCGGATTCAAGTAAAGATTCCACCGTTTGCTGAATAAATAAGTCAAACCACACAGTTTAAATTCATAAATTTCAAAAGTTGAGACCTATAATACCATGAAACAAACGACTTGAATGCTAAATGGACCAGGTAACAAGATTATAAAACTTTTCACATATTACCTTTGGGGGTACAAACACAGGGAGATTTTCGTCCCTTTTTCGTCTGAGGAGTTTGCTTCCAACAGTTTCAGGACCACCGATATCATTAACCCACTACAAAACAAAGCCAAATTTAGTGTCACCAAATCATCTTTAAAACTTATTAACAGTGGTGCAGAGGTGAAAAATTGGGTGGGACGCTGGGTTGATTGGTTGGGTAACGGTTATAACGAGTTTAGGTCAAAACGGGTGTGTTTGGGAGGAGCAACACCTTTTAGCTTCTCACTTTTGTATTTTATAATTAACTAACGTTTTAATccagaaaaaaaaaagagtaaaatgccattttcgtctctgaggtttggccagatttgtgactttcgtccaaaggtttattTTTCCGCATCGGGATCTAAAATGTCTGAAATTTTGCCATTTACATCCGACTCattaactccatctatttttctccgttaagtcgggggtgttttcgtcttttttgttaacttaaaggacaATTCGGCCTTTTTTcacattatgtacaagcatttcgcataatgtacaagtattcaaagtACCCTTACTAAataaaaaagacgaaaatacccctgagttagtggagaaaaatggatggagttaacgagctggatgaaaactgcaagatttcaaaccttttggatccagatgcgggaaaacaaacctttggactaaagtcgtaaaactgaccaaacctcaaggacgaaaatggcattttagtaTGCATAAGTCACCAAATGTATAAGTTGTTACACTAAGCGAACCAAATTTCCAAAACAACATCTCAGACCACCCAAATTATCAATATAGTTTTTTTATGCCAATTTCAGCCAAAAACTATGTCTGCATTACACCTATAATCTAGTTTTTGAAATAAAACGACTTAGGTGGTTTTGTGCATTTTTATTACACTTAGGGTGGACTTTCTACCAGTTCAAACTGTTTCCATTTTACCTACCTTTTGAAAACTTAACCCATTTAACCTGttaagcataaaccaaataggcCTGTTTACTTATAATGGGTCAAAATTGTCACCTCTGGTGATGGAAAACCGCAACATACATATCGCATACTAGCATATTAACTCATATAAAGGGTGAGCACAGTAACTACCTTCAAGATTGCGCTGTCATATGTTCGGGACCTAAGGGCTCCATAAAAGTCCAAGGCTGCCAAAGTAAGTATGAATGTCAAAGCATGTAAAAATGATTAATGCAAGGAAAATGATGTATGAATGTCAAATAAGTGCAGAATGATCACATGTATGATGCAACATACACAAAAAAATATATGGCAAAGATTGGTGATGTAAATACCTTGATTTGGAAATGTTGTCACTATGCTTTCAACATCTTTCTTTGATAAACCATCTTTCTCATACATTCTGTTCACAATATTTATGATATCGTCCATAGTAGGCTGCCTGCTCCACAAACAATATTTCTAAgagaacttttgaagtatagATAGTGTAAAACACGCATAAATTTGATAAATAAACTGGAAATTAAAGAATTGATTAATCGACATCACATAACATTCATTTTCATTGATGTAATTGGAAATTAACCATTGTAGCTTTAGAAGTATGTAAATGAGGTAGCAGTAAGTACaattagaagaaaaaaaaaatagtggaTCCTTATTGCTTATGTCTACTAAATAGTggatatgtgtgtgtgtgtgtgtgtgtgtgttaaatGACACTACTTATTTCTAGAGGTGggaaattttgacccatttactaaTGAACAGACCAATTTGAGTTATGTGTTACCTCTAATGGGTCAAGCACATACAAAAGTAGCTAATAAGGAAGGAAACACGTTGAAAGTCGCAGAAAGTGTTTTCTCAGCATGGAGCCTCCAATGTATTTTTATTCAAAAACACAGATTATTACTGAATAACACAAATTTGGTATTCATACTAAAtgctaaatatttataaaaacatgtTTTGGACAAAAAAGTAGGTAAAAGTAAATGTGTTCCGGATAAAAGTGGGTAACCTTTTTTCGACCAAAAAATGTTCTGGCTCGACCCGACCCATCCCATGCCAAATCGACCCATATCGACCCAGACCCGTTTCAATCAATTTTTGAATCCCCCCGACCCCACCAATTTTCTACCTGGATTTAATCCTAACACAATCTGTAAAATTACAAAGTTTGGAGTCAGTGGCTTATTTATGTTGAAAGGGGCAAAGATAACCGGTTTATGGTTGGGTCTAAACGGGATTTGTTCATAAATGGGTCGAACCGTCTAACCTGTTTGACTCAGGTTGTGTTTGGGTTGAGTTGGGTTGGGTTGTGGATAAACGGGTTAACCCCACCAAAGAGTTTAGAATTGGAACTAAAAAACTAACGATTGTAAGTTTAACCAACCCaccctttttaaaaaaaattggttaCATGGGTCGTATCCGGATTACACGGGTTAGGGTTGAAGTTTTCAACACGATAATTAAACGGGTCAAGTCAGGGCTAGGTGATACTAAGCCACCAACCTAAACCTAACACGAATCACCACCCCTAGCTTGAATTTCCAGTGTTATAATTTAAcaaagagttaaatgcccggatagtcccagtggtttgcccttttttcacctttagtccctaactttctaaaattacagctatagtccccaacttttcaattttcgttcccggatagtccctatgcctaacatcagttagttttctcagttaagagggtgtgaaatgacaaaaataccctttccttaaaaagggcaaaccacagggactatccaggtatttaataaataaaaaaaataaaaatctaatTAATAAGTCAAATTTcaagcagtggcggacccagaaattatttgctgggggtgcagatgaggtgttcaaccatatttttaTGGGGTGCGGTCGAGTTTTTTTgactaaaatatacactaaaattttttttcaaggggtgcggccgcccaccctggccaaagggtaggtccgcccctgatttCAAGTGGGCACCACAACCTACCCCACCCTCACCCTACCCcctatcatcttcttcttcttcttctcgaCATCCATCACCCACCTGCGATGAGATTATTATACCCATAAAAAGACCCTTCATCAAGAGTTTGAAAATCATTTTGGTGGGACACAAATGGAAATGCTAAACAACAAGTTCATCATCATTAAAACAGATATAGAAGAGGCACCACCCGAATCCATGTTTGAAATCAAAACTCAAACACTTCCTCCTTTGGATGAACATGATGTTCTTGTCAAATGTTTATATGTCTCGATTGACCCGTACCAGATTAACCGCATGAAGTCACGAAGTTCATCCCAGAATTCTGTTGCTGCAGCATCCAAAATCACCCATCCACCCCCACCCCACTCCTCTTCAACTCTCTGTTTTCCCTCAACCCCCACCCAACTCCGACCACCCAACTCCGACCACCCAACTCCAACCACCTTCTCCGGCGTCCGCATCTCATCCATCTGCACCAATTGATCAATCGATCTCTCCTTTGCTTGTGAACAAGAACTTCACAGTCTCTTCCCGGAAAAAGAAACGGTTTTTCACTTCATCGGCAGGGTTTTCGACACCCGGCCTGGCCTGTTTCAGTACGCTCTGGATCAAATACTTGCTTGTTCTTTAGACAACAACATTCTTCCAAATACCAACGCAAATGAATCTTTTATCACCTCACCTGGAAACCAAAAGTCAAAAGCTGTTCTGTTGACTTCTTTAAGCTCTGATTATTTCGAGAAAATACGAGACATGTACTAGGAACATCCATCGGTAACCTGTGAAGTGATTCAAGTCTTTCAACTGAGTCACGAAGGGTATCAACAAACCGTCTCGCCGGAGGTTGATCAGAACTGATAATCGACTTGTCGGAATGTTCAGGTGGAGTAGGGCGTACCGGAGTTAATCAGGACTGAGGGCTTACCGGAGCTTTGATCTAATGCAGGGGATTGATGGAGGAGGAATTCCGGTGAGATTTTGGTGCCGGAGAGCAGGTAGCGGTGATGGAAGAGGTGCGACGGTGAGTGTGGTTGAGGCAgcggtgatgatggtggtggtggtggttgtggcagTGGTGGTTACGTTGAAgtggagaggggggggggggtagatggtggcggtggtgtggAGTGGGGAAGATGAGGTGGGTAGGGTGGGTCCCAcataaattgtaaaatattaattatatttcttttaactttttagttATTGATTTGacagtaagggtatttttgtcatttcacatgcacctaacaccaaaaactaaccccccatccatgccagggactatccgggaacgaaattcaaaaaattggggactataggtgtaattttagaaagttagggactaaaggtgaaaaatcagcaaaccacaaggactatccgagcatttttctctttaACAAATTTAGCATCTAAAGAAAACTTCAAAATTATAAAACGAGAAAAATGCACaaatagtccatgtggtttgcacaaatttcacctttagtccccgactttctaaaattacacttTTGTTCCCTGTGGTTCGACTAGTTGTTATTCAGATAGTCCCTGAAGTGGATGGAGGTTAGTATTCTCAGTTAAGTGGATGTGATATTGCAAAATTGCCCTTACTcgaaaaaataatataaaaacctTAAAAGTTAGGTGGGACCCACCTCTATGATAGAAGTGGGCCCATTTAACTTTTAATGTTTTAATGCTTTTAGAGTAAGGGCAATTTTGTCATCTCACACCCACTTACCTGATAGAACAAACCTCCATTCACTTCAAGGACTATCTGAGTAGCAACTAGTCAAACAACAAGGAACAAGAGTGTAATTTTAGAATATtgggggactaaaggtgaaatttaggtaaaccacagggactatatgggcatttttctctaataaaaaaaataaaaatctttaCCAGTAGAACTTGTCCATCCGCCCATCACGAACCAACGGGGCATATAAAGTTGAAAAATCATTTCCCGTAACAATAATCGGAATTCTGTGTGTAATATCTGATTCCCGCCAATCTTGTCCAATGCTAACTCTCGTAGGATTATCCGACAAATTCATCAGTGTGCCAACAACTATTTGATTGTTGACAGTCATCTGAGTGTTTCCTGAATAACAACACAATGAATAAAACTGTTGACTTATAAGACTTACG
This genomic stretch from Helianthus annuus cultivar XRQ/B chromosome 8, HanXRQr2.0-SUNRISE, whole genome shotgun sequence harbors:
- the LOC118481036 gene encoding uncharacterized protein LOC118481036; the encoded protein is MVLNQDAAANMARFLVEDGSPINVLNVYTPQKVASKRMLWDKLKEVIGSFQGMWVILGDFNVVRCSKERKNSRFNYSSAWDFNSFIDDAGLHEYYMRGNRFTFVAENNGDIRLSKIHRVFVCQRIFNRWPTACLRALPRELSDHTPLLLSLVDSNSGVKPFRWFNSWLDREGCQEVVSKALDVDAWSVGQPLSALKRLKSHTIHDYLLELGNYDKFDVAGVKVPNDWLLRRFDGSCKMVETRMEK